A window from Hymenobacter volaticus encodes these proteins:
- a CDS encoding glycosyltransferase family 4 protein translates to MKILYDHQIFALQKFGGISRYFNEIMKLENDNFKVCSIDPVLFRQNEVHNKQDFFSRGERFVKRKLGVLNSTEVPAFPSEAKAVFAKEDYDIFHPTYYDPYFLGMNSKPFVLTVYDMIHEIYKEYFPAYDMDSSNKRNLCVKAERIIAISHKTKEDLIDIFNIPEEKISVTHLASDFDKYEASTIDIAHDLKKYILFVGNRGLYKNFYFTMIALSEVLKSDLNLQVLCTGHAFTSAEINFFKDLGIEKQVLNAFLRSDNDLAWAYKNAAMFIFPSLYEGFGLPILEAFASNCPVVTSNGGSLPEVAGDAALYFEPKNLVQIRDAVTTVLYNRSVQKDLIDKGQKRYKEFSWDKCRSETRQIYSSLL, encoded by the coding sequence ATGAAAATACTTTACGATCATCAGATTTTTGCTTTGCAGAAATTTGGAGGAATAAGTCGTTATTTCAATGAAATAATGAAATTGGAAAATGATAATTTTAAAGTATGTAGTATTGACCCTGTGCTTTTCAGGCAAAACGAGGTGCACAATAAACAAGATTTTTTTTCTAGAGGTGAAAGGTTCGTTAAAAGAAAGTTAGGCGTTTTAAATTCTACAGAAGTTCCTGCTTTTCCCTCTGAAGCAAAAGCTGTATTTGCCAAAGAGGATTACGATATTTTTCATCCCACTTATTACGATCCATATTTTCTTGGTATGAACTCAAAACCATTTGTTTTGACTGTATATGACATGATTCACGAAATCTACAAAGAATATTTTCCGGCGTATGATATGGACTCGTCAAATAAACGCAATTTATGTGTCAAGGCAGAAAGGATAATTGCTATTTCGCACAAGACAAAAGAAGATTTAATAGATATATTTAATATACCAGAAGAGAAAATATCTGTAACTCATCTGGCATCTGATTTTGATAAGTATGAAGCTTCAACAATTGATATTGCTCATGATTTAAAGAAGTATATATTGTTTGTAGGGAATAGAGGTTTGTATAAAAACTTTTATTTCACAATGATAGCGTTGTCTGAAGTTCTAAAATCAGATTTGAATCTCCAAGTACTTTGTACTGGTCATGCATTTACTTCTGCTGAAATAAATTTTTTTAAAGATCTAGGCATTGAAAAGCAAGTGTTGAATGCATTCCTCAGAAGTGACAATGACCTAGCATGGGCATATAAGAACGCTGCTATGTTCATTTTTCCATCGTTATACGAAGGATTTGGGTTGCCGATTTTAGAGGCTTTCGCTAGCAACTGCCCTGTAGTCACCAGCAACGGAGGATCTTTACCAGAAGTGGCAGGAGATGCCGCTCTATATTTTGAACCAAAGAACCTTGTCCAAATTAGAGATGCTGTAACAACAGTGCTTTATAATAGAAGTGTTCAGAAGGATCTTATTGACAAGGGCCAAAAGCGCTACAAAGAGTTCAGTTGGGATAAGTGCCGTTCCGAAACGAGACAAATTTATAGTAGTCTATTGTAG
- a CDS encoding glycosyltransferase family 2 protein — protein sequence MSKLLSIITVNYNDKQGLEKTIKSVLGQVEAEYEFLLLDGGSTDGSLQVIEAYAPQLTYWVSEKDRGVYDAMNKGIAKATGQYLMFLNGGDCLSSPTVLQESAALLTQRPAIDILYGDVHAVGYAEGRVRWRYPCELTLGFFKNLTLNHQASFIKASLFNEIGLYSEEYKIASDYLFFLQCMLQSKVYAHMPAAIVEYDSNGMSAAENYKSYKLEMQTIWDALVPAWGQRLIDENIQLSTTVNARVVKLAIGLNDSLRALFRRN from the coding sequence ATGAGTAAGCTGCTGTCAATCATTACAGTCAATTACAACGACAAGCAAGGGCTGGAGAAAACCATCAAGTCCGTGTTAGGACAGGTAGAGGCCGAATACGAGTTCCTGCTGCTTGACGGGGGGTCAACTGATGGAAGTCTGCAAGTGATAGAAGCCTATGCTCCTCAGCTTACTTACTGGGTAAGCGAAAAAGACCGAGGGGTTTATGATGCTATGAACAAAGGAATTGCCAAGGCAACAGGGCAGTATCTGATGTTCCTGAATGGTGGTGACTGCCTGAGCAGCCCAACCGTTCTGCAGGAATCAGCTGCCCTGCTCACCCAGCGTCCGGCCATTGATATTCTTTACGGAGATGTGCACGCGGTAGGGTATGCCGAAGGCAGAGTCCGTTGGCGCTACCCTTGTGAGCTAACCCTTGGGTTCTTTAAAAACTTGACCCTCAACCACCAGGCATCTTTTATAAAGGCAAGCTTGTTCAATGAAATTGGTTTGTATTCCGAAGAATATAAAATTGCTTCCGATTACTTGTTTTTTCTGCAATGCATGCTGCAAAGCAAAGTCTATGCGCATATGCCGGCGGCCATAGTGGAATACGATAGTAACGGTATGAGCGCGGCCGAAAATTATAAAAGCTATAAGCTGGAGATGCAAACTATCTGGGATGCGTTGGTTCCGGCCTGGGGGCAGCGCCTCATCGACGAGAATATACAGCTATCAACAACAGTAAACGCGCGAGTTGTGAAGCTTGCAATCGGTTTGAACGATAGTCTTCGCGCCTTATTCAGACGCAATTAG
- a CDS encoding glycosyltransferase family 61 protein: MASASSYQFIKTTLDYLFRKIAELLPDWQQYQIDEVMPAAAPYQPTLPANISALPAALAAAFKQQITYKPHAVYTLDKVNISWDGSVFKNLRVFIPSLVQAKFVRRLQDTFLLRQWLGQHVALPDSEVGIAVVHDEWSVGNYYHWLVDSLPRLLVLREKYPNYLLLIPDFLPPKNTPDYIKISAAILGFEKYFPVNTRQIVKAKHVVLPELTAESLFQNPILIQRVRTELIGALGSGNTEPKKRVYASRATQSVRRVINENEVITLLEGYGFEIVLFENLSFVQQVQLMQQTAVFMGVHGAGMTNLLFLPSNARIVELLNQESGDLCYFRLASCCALSYFCVPCQATDTSALNQSDLLVDINQLKQTIEAVI; encoded by the coding sequence ATGGCCTCAGCATCCTCCTACCAGTTTATCAAGACAACGCTCGATTATCTGTTTAGAAAGATAGCGGAGCTATTGCCTGACTGGCAGCAGTACCAGATAGATGAGGTTATGCCTGCCGCTGCTCCATACCAGCCTACGCTGCCCGCCAATATAAGTGCTTTGCCGGCTGCGTTAGCCGCCGCTTTCAAGCAGCAAATAACGTATAAGCCGCATGCTGTGTATACCTTGGACAAGGTTAATATTTCATGGGATGGATCAGTTTTCAAAAACCTACGAGTATTTATACCAAGCTTGGTGCAGGCAAAATTTGTTCGCAGGCTGCAAGACACATTTTTACTCAGGCAGTGGCTGGGCCAGCACGTAGCTTTACCCGATTCCGAAGTTGGAATAGCCGTTGTACACGATGAATGGTCTGTTGGTAATTACTACCATTGGTTGGTCGATTCCTTGCCTCGCCTCTTAGTGCTGCGTGAAAAGTATCCCAATTACCTGTTACTGATTCCCGATTTCCTACCTCCAAAAAACACACCCGATTACATTAAAATTAGTGCGGCAATACTAGGGTTCGAAAAATATTTTCCCGTCAATACCAGGCAAATTGTAAAAGCAAAGCATGTGGTATTGCCCGAGCTTACAGCGGAATCCCTTTTTCAAAACCCAATTCTTATTCAGAGGGTACGGACCGAGCTTATTGGCGCATTAGGCTCCGGAAATACGGAGCCGAAGAAAAGAGTATATGCTTCTAGAGCTACTCAATCAGTGCGGCGAGTGATAAATGAGAACGAGGTTATAACTTTACTTGAAGGCTATGGTTTCGAAATTGTTTTGTTTGAGAATTTGAGCTTTGTGCAACAGGTGCAACTAATGCAGCAGACTGCAGTATTTATGGGTGTGCACGGTGCCGGCATGACTAATCTACTATTCCTGCCATCCAACGCTAGAATAGTGGAACTGCTGAACCAAGAAAGCGGTGATTTATGTTATTTCCGTCTGGCTTCCTGCTGCGCGCTGTCTTATTTCTGCGTGCCTTGTCAGGCAACAGATACTTCAGCTTTAAATCAATCAGATTTATTAGTTGATATAAATCAGCTTAAGCAAACCATCGAAGCAGTTATATAA
- a CDS encoding glycosyltransferase family 2 protein — MKLVSVVIPCYNYGWLLPETLDSLLAQTYPHWECLIVDDGSTDTSKAVAEEYQQRDARFCYVYQANAGMSAARNHGLRLACGEYLQFLDADDLLAPRKLETQVAFLEAHPTVDLVYGDMRYFQHGSPQVLSRSGDMLDQRWMAEVHGQGEAMVNVLVEKSIMVVNAPLLRATLAKRVGPFSEDLRSVEDWEFWIRCALAGARFHYDNTPDAWAIVRVHPTSTSQNLLRMHTSEVAMRRRLATTLAAAGAQVASRINAAAINDNQFYVAMYNMKNGSILTGIKGYVRLAYTTKRYGYYLKSIPYWLKHRLFGAAAQPQ, encoded by the coding sequence ATGAAGTTAGTAAGCGTTGTTATTCCGTGTTACAATTACGGATGGTTGCTACCGGAAACACTGGATTCGCTGCTTGCTCAGACGTACCCGCACTGGGAGTGCCTCATCGTTGACGACGGCTCCACGGATACGTCGAAAGCAGTAGCTGAAGAATATCAGCAGCGCGACGCCCGCTTCTGCTACGTCTACCAAGCCAATGCTGGGATGTCGGCGGCTCGTAATCACGGGCTACGCCTTGCCTGTGGGGAATACCTGCAATTCCTCGATGCAGATGACTTACTGGCGCCCCGCAAATTGGAAACCCAGGTGGCCTTTCTGGAGGCCCATCCCACGGTTGATCTGGTTTATGGTGATATGCGCTACTTTCAGCATGGCAGCCCCCAGGTATTGAGCCGCTCAGGCGATATGCTTGATCAGCGCTGGATGGCCGAAGTGCATGGGCAAGGCGAAGCCATGGTCAACGTGTTGGTTGAGAAAAGCATTATGGTGGTGAATGCGCCTTTGCTTCGGGCAACGCTAGCGAAGCGGGTAGGGCCATTTAGCGAAGACTTGCGTTCCGTCGAGGACTGGGAATTTTGGATACGCTGCGCCCTGGCCGGCGCCCGTTTTCATTATGATAATACTCCTGATGCCTGGGCAATAGTGCGCGTACACCCGACCAGCACAAGCCAAAACCTGCTCCGAATGCATACTTCGGAAGTAGCCATGCGTCGACGGCTGGCGACTACCCTGGCCGCGGCGGGCGCGCAGGTGGCCAGCCGTATCAACGCAGCCGCAATCAACGACAACCAATTTTATGTGGCCATGTACAACATGAAAAATGGCAGCATTCTAACTGGTATTAAAGGATACGTCCGGCTGGCGTATACCACTAAAAGGTACGGCTACTACCTGAAAAGTATTCCCTACTGGCTGAAGCACCGCTTGTTTGGCGCGGCTGCTCAGCCTCAATAA
- a CDS encoding nucleotide-diphospho-sugar transferase — translation MLDTPVLFTVFNRYDTAKRVFEAIRAAKPRQLFVAADGPRLHKEGEEAKCQAVRELILSGIDWECEVYTLLRNENLGTGKAISEAITWFFSHVDKGIILEDDCLPESTFFDFAAKMLDYYESVDQVMHISGSSLQCGIKRGSASYYLSRMSSIWGWATWKRSWEKYSYSFFSDSESTIVEVLEKVLKNEEDVAYFLNEFKKVKGGVIDTWDYQWFYSLLKFNAVCVTPQYNLIQNLGFNSDGTHTFFAPYWYKYLVNKPINNIIYLKHSDIDEKADSFYMSLAMGRRTLETSYVKFLYRLKELVK, via the coding sequence ATGCTTGACACTCCGGTTCTTTTTACGGTATTCAATCGGTATGATACTGCAAAGAGAGTATTTGAAGCAATCCGTGCCGCTAAACCGCGCCAGCTCTTTGTGGCAGCTGATGGGCCACGACTTCATAAAGAGGGTGAAGAAGCAAAGTGCCAAGCAGTGAGGGAATTAATATTGAGTGGAATAGATTGGGAGTGCGAAGTATATACTCTATTAAGAAATGAGAACTTAGGTACTGGCAAAGCAATAAGTGAAGCAATAACATGGTTTTTTTCTCATGTTGATAAAGGTATTATATTAGAAGATGATTGCTTGCCTGAAAGTACTTTCTTTGATTTTGCTGCGAAAATGCTTGATTATTACGAAAGTGTAGATCAAGTAATGCATATATCTGGTAGTAGTTTGCAGTGTGGTATAAAGAGGGGATCTGCAAGCTATTACCTTTCTAGAATGTCATCTATTTGGGGGTGGGCCACTTGGAAAAGATCTTGGGAGAAATATTCATATAGTTTCTTCTCCGATAGTGAGAGTACAATTGTTGAAGTATTAGAGAAGGTTTTAAAAAATGAGGAGGATGTAGCTTATTTTTTAAACGAGTTTAAAAAAGTAAAAGGTGGCGTAATTGATACATGGGATTACCAATGGTTTTACTCTTTATTAAAATTTAATGCTGTATGTGTTACTCCTCAATATAATTTGATTCAAAATTTAGGGTTCAACTCAGATGGAACACATACTTTTTTTGCGCCCTATTGGTATAAATATTTAGTAAATAAGCCTATTAATAATATAATTTATCTTAAGCATTCTGATATCGATGAGAAAGCAGATTCATTTTATATGTCACTAGCGATGGGTAGAAGAACATTAGAGACTAGTTATGTAAAATTTTTGTATCGACTAAAGGAATTAGTAAAATGA
- a CDS encoding GDP-mannose 4,6-dehydratase, which translates to MKRVLITGFTGFVSEYLLDLLNESNEPYEIIGLSRSYNFNSKLRKNLNVRIVKIDLNDREHLKEVLYLTHPDYIFHLASDSSVSYSWTKPIESFQNNTNIFLNLVESVRLLNLQCKILSVGSSEEYGLVKEADLPLTEQSPLNPVSPYAVARVSQELLSNIYCKGYNMDIIMTRSFNHIGPGQKENFVISSFAKQIMMYKKGISSNMSVGNINIIRDFLDVRDVVKAYMLLMEKGESGQIYNICSGQGNSLVKIIDTMMSIAKVKFDYTIDSSLIRPSDNPVIIGSNKKIVEQIGWLPEYSINDSLTDMLQYWESKLK; encoded by the coding sequence ATGAAAAGAGTTTTAATTACAGGTTTTACAGGTTTTGTGAGCGAGTATCTCCTTGATTTGCTGAATGAATCCAACGAGCCATACGAAATCATTGGTTTATCTCGCTCTTATAATTTTAATTCAAAACTAAGAAAAAACTTAAACGTTAGAATTGTAAAGATAGATTTAAACGATAGAGAACATCTAAAGGAGGTTCTGTACCTTACTCATCCTGACTATATATTTCACTTAGCATCAGATAGTAGCGTTTCGTACAGCTGGACCAAGCCAATTGAGAGTTTTCAAAACAATACCAATATTTTCTTAAATCTTGTTGAAAGTGTGCGACTTCTGAATTTGCAATGCAAAATTTTGTCTGTAGGTTCATCAGAAGAATATGGTTTAGTCAAAGAAGCTGATCTTCCTTTAACTGAACAGTCACCTCTCAATCCAGTGAGCCCTTATGCGGTTGCACGTGTTTCCCAGGAATTACTGAGTAATATATACTGCAAGGGATATAATATGGATATTATAATGACTAGATCATTTAACCATATTGGACCAGGCCAAAAAGAAAACTTTGTTATATCATCTTTTGCAAAGCAAATTATGATGTACAAAAAAGGTATTTCAAGCAATATGAGTGTTGGAAATATTAATATAATACGTGACTTTTTAGATGTTAGGGATGTTGTAAAAGCATATATGCTTTTAATGGAGAAAGGCGAAAGTGGCCAGATTTATAATATATGCAGTGGTCAAGGTAATTCTTTAGTTAAGATAATTGATACAATGATGTCCATTGCTAAGGTAAAATTTGACTACACTATCGATAGCTCCTTAATAAGGCCATCTGATAATCCAGTTATTATTGGATCGAACAAGAAGATAGTTGAACAGATTGGTTGGCTTCCGGAGTATTCAATTAATGACAGCCTCACTGATATGTTACAGTACTGGGAAAGCAAGCTCAAATAA
- a CDS encoding class I SAM-dependent methyltransferase — protein sequence MPYWLNEAYSSAITSLDIGLIHRNIQIAPILQVLIKSLYNKDARFIDYGGGYGMLVRMMRDRGFDFYRQDIYCENLFSKNFDVDEDLKNKSGFELLTAFEVFEHLPDPIKELEIMLSYSSDIFFSTSIYPKDANLLKWWYLIPETGQHVSLYSEESLKYLASKYNLNYYCFNNIYHLFTKKVISNAAFKRVFNRWNQKIVNRIKPNPASLLDKDFNKISGTKM from the coding sequence TTGCCTTATTGGTTAAATGAAGCGTATTCTTCTGCAATCACATCTCTGGATATTGGCTTGATTCACAGAAATATTCAGATCGCTCCCATATTACAAGTTTTAATCAAATCATTGTATAATAAAGATGCAAGATTTATTGATTATGGCGGCGGTTATGGAATGCTAGTTCGTATGATGCGTGATAGAGGATTTGATTTTTATAGACAGGATATCTACTGCGAAAATTTATTCTCAAAGAATTTCGATGTAGATGAAGACTTGAAGAATAAAAGTGGATTTGAGCTACTTACAGCGTTTGAGGTGTTTGAGCATCTCCCTGATCCAATCAAAGAGTTGGAAATAATGCTTTCCTACAGCTCTGATATATTTTTCAGTACATCAATTTATCCAAAGGATGCTAATTTATTGAAATGGTGGTATTTGATACCTGAAACCGGCCAGCACGTTTCTTTGTACTCTGAAGAATCTCTTAAGTATCTGGCTAGTAAATACAATTTGAATTATTATTGCTTCAACAATATTTACCACTTATTTACAAAGAAAGTAATATCAAATGCTGCTTTTAAAAGAGTGTTTAATAGATGGAATCAGAAGATAGTTAATCGTATCAAGCCAAACCCAGCTTCTTTGTTGGACAAGGATTTTAATAAAATATCAGGCACTAAAATGTAA
- a CDS encoding acyltransferase: MVICTDRVEIGNDVLLSWGCTILDNNAHSTNWYERKNDVLDWKRGLDENKIGTYKDWSVVKTAPVIIKDKAWIGFNVIILKGVTIGEGAIVGAGSVVTKDVPDFAIVAGNPAKFIKYVS, from the coding sequence ATGGTCATTTGTACAGATCGGGTTGAAATCGGGAATGACGTTTTACTATCGTGGGGGTGCACTATATTAGATAATAATGCTCATTCTACTAATTGGTACGAGCGTAAAAATGATGTGTTAGATTGGAAGAGGGGTTTAGATGAAAATAAGATAGGCACTTATAAAGATTGGAGCGTTGTCAAAACTGCTCCAGTAATAATAAAGGATAAAGCTTGGATTGGTTTTAACGTTATCATTTTAAAAGGAGTTACAATTGGCGAAGGTGCGATTGTTGGTGCCGGAAGTGTTGTTACAAAAGATGTTCCTGATTTTGCGATAGTGGCAGGTAATCCTGCTAAATTTATAAAATACGTTAGTTGA
- a CDS encoding glycosyltransferase family 2 protein: MNTSIQPFFSVIIPTYNRANFIADTLRSVLTQTFAAFEILVVDDGSNDNTADVVRQSPDPRLQYYFKANGERGMARNYGLARAQGEYVLFLDSDDLLHPNHLATLHAAIQEQNYPNFIATKFDFKRNGQQSASDLAPVPAGRYGLEFFLKGNALACNICVRRRNPKLKLFEEDRAFAAVEDWMFMLENTQHDTVYLVDTVTLTMNDHDARSMRADNTALVRKLQLSLEWMLAHIVLTPLQCQLLSGRVYYLCAIHAYADGHRIEALRFARQALPSLSWPQKAMLIIRCVLGPQLISLLKQSA, from the coding sequence ATGAATACTAGCATACAGCCATTCTTCAGCGTTATAATTCCTACTTACAACCGCGCTAATTTTATTGCAGACACGTTGCGCTCTGTGCTAACTCAAACTTTTGCTGCTTTCGAAATACTAGTAGTAGATGACGGCAGCAATGATAACACGGCTGATGTAGTGAGACAATCCCCTGACCCACGTCTGCAGTATTATTTCAAAGCAAACGGTGAGCGAGGGATGGCGCGCAATTATGGATTGGCGCGGGCGCAAGGCGAGTATGTTTTGTTTCTGGATTCCGACGACTTATTGCATCCCAACCATCTTGCTACACTGCATGCGGCTATTCAAGAGCAGAACTACCCCAATTTTATTGCCACCAAATTCGATTTCAAGCGAAATGGGCAGCAGAGTGCTAGCGATCTGGCGCCAGTGCCAGCTGGCCGATATGGATTAGAGTTTTTCCTGAAGGGCAATGCCTTAGCCTGCAATATCTGTGTGCGGCGGCGTAATCCGAAACTGAAGCTCTTCGAGGAAGACCGAGCTTTCGCCGCCGTTGAAGACTGGATGTTTATGCTGGAAAATACACAGCATGATACCGTGTATTTGGTAGATACCGTAACGCTAACCATGAATGACCACGATGCTCGCTCAATGCGGGCTGATAATACCGCGCTAGTGCGTAAACTGCAACTATCACTCGAGTGGATGCTGGCTCATATTGTTCTCACGCCTCTACAGTGCCAACTCCTGAGTGGTCGAGTGTATTATCTTTGCGCCATTCATGCATATGCGGATGGGCACCGTATTGAGGCACTACGATTTGCCCGGCAGGCTTTGCCCTCCTTGTCGTGGCCCCAAAAAGCCATGTTGATAATACGTTGCGTATTGGGTCCGCAACTAATATCTCTGCTTAAACAATCCGCTTGA
- a CDS encoding glycosyltransferase family 2 protein, with protein sequence MNPDTRNWPWLLKSGLTPINHISDERYPKISIITPSYNQGQYLEETIHSVILQNYPNYELLIIDAGSTDTTLDVIRKYEPWITHWVSEPDRGQSHAIQKGLALATGDIINWINSDDLVAPGAFHRIATEFNLEKYDVICGKCDYFLDSLDQLDLRDMRMGLGPTVGDTLAWPKINQPSTFFKAAVLKELGIDERFRYTMDVDLWYRYLLRAGQSRVLLSEGLLTYFRLHGASKSVAESAGFEGEVWVVYYNVLYSTHQAAVLLDFARQAIPVILPFSPTRYEVRVAPAELRAFVRHVAWLGLHHYNEQGNYAAARQCLTIARRHGQPLDATVLRQLVKHYLLPKSLVRWFATRSSNPAS encoded by the coding sequence ATGAACCCAGACACACGCAATTGGCCTTGGTTGCTGAAATCAGGTTTAACTCCAATAAATCATATTAGTGATGAGCGGTACCCTAAAATATCCATCATTACTCCTAGCTATAATCAGGGGCAGTACTTAGAGGAAACCATTCACTCTGTTATACTTCAGAATTACCCAAATTACGAGCTGCTCATCATCGATGCGGGTAGTACGGATACTACTCTTGATGTAATTCGAAAATACGAGCCTTGGATAACCCACTGGGTAAGCGAGCCAGACCGGGGCCAAAGCCACGCCATTCAGAAAGGCTTAGCTCTCGCCACCGGCGACATCATCAATTGGATCAACAGCGACGACTTAGTGGCGCCTGGTGCATTTCACCGGATTGCTACAGAGTTCAACCTGGAGAAGTATGATGTGATTTGCGGCAAGTGCGACTACTTCCTCGATAGCTTAGACCAGTTGGATCTTCGCGATATGCGTATGGGGCTAGGTCCCACGGTAGGTGATACGCTCGCTTGGCCCAAAATCAATCAGCCTTCCACTTTCTTTAAAGCAGCAGTTCTGAAGGAGCTCGGGATAGACGAGCGGTTTCGCTACACTATGGATGTGGATCTGTGGTATCGCTACCTCCTCAGGGCCGGCCAGAGCCGGGTACTCCTTTCAGAGGGGCTGCTCACGTATTTCCGGCTGCACGGCGCGTCCAAATCAGTAGCAGAAAGTGCAGGCTTCGAGGGCGAGGTCTGGGTGGTTTACTACAACGTGCTGTACAGCACACATCAGGCGGCGGTTTTGCTGGATTTCGCCCGTCAGGCTATTCCTGTCATCCTGCCGTTCAGCCCCACCCGCTACGAGGTCCGGGTGGCGCCCGCAGAGCTCCGCGCCTTCGTGCGCCACGTCGCCTGGCTTGGGTTGCACCACTACAACGAGCAAGGCAACTATGCCGCCGCCCGTCAGTGCCTGACTATCGCCCGTCGTCATGGCCAGCCTCTCGACGCCACTGTGCTCCGGCAGTTAGTGAAGCATTATTTGCTTCCCAAAAGCTTGGTTCGTTGGTTTGCCACCCGTTCCTCAAACCCAGCCTCATGA
- a CDS encoding alpha-1,2-fucosyltransferase, giving the protein MGKEVIWCFSMFTLILFVEKIILYSIMNYIQNMSADYIHIHNRSRWWAMLRKMKVQQTLNKLKLTTYIDFNDESRNKEYKRSLIDNTVVFCDGWLFRTHETVQKYRSVYQDIFRPRVDEAQIKEQYLRKSSSEEVIIGLHIRRGDYKEFEDGRCFYADEVYIDKLQQLINQLFVKFKILVFSNDKDLNKPLYHSTWGGRVTFSEKSALVDHYLMSKCDYLMGPPSTFSMCASYIGEVPLYHIQSEKG; this is encoded by the coding sequence ATGGGCAAAGAAGTAATATGGTGTTTCAGCATGTTCACCTTGATTCTTTTTGTGGAGAAAATAATATTATATTCTATAATGAATTATATTCAGAATATGAGTGCTGACTACATACATATTCATAATCGTAGCAGGTGGTGGGCTATGTTGAGGAAAATGAAGGTGCAGCAAACGTTGAATAAATTAAAGTTGACAACTTATATCGACTTCAATGATGAGAGTAGGAACAAAGAGTATAAAAGAAGCTTAATAGATAACACAGTTGTTTTTTGCGACGGCTGGTTGTTTAGGACCCACGAAACGGTACAGAAGTACAGAAGTGTATATCAAGATATTTTCAGGCCGCGGGTCGATGAAGCGCAAATAAAGGAGCAGTATCTACGAAAAAGTAGTTCCGAAGAAGTGATAATAGGACTGCATATTCGCCGGGGTGATTATAAAGAATTTGAAGACGGTAGGTGTTTCTACGCTGACGAGGTATATATCGATAAGCTACAACAATTGATCAATCAACTGTTTGTTAAGTTCAAGATATTAGTATTCAGCAATGATAAAGATCTAAACAAACCGCTCTATCATTCTACCTGGGGCGGTCGTGTCACTTTTTCTGAAAAAAGTGCTCTCGTAGATCATTACTTAATGTCAAAGTGCGATTATTTGATGGGACCTCCGAGCACATTTTCGATGTGCGCGAGCTACATAGGAGAGGTTCCTTTGTATCATATCCAAAGTGAAAAAGGATAA